In a genomic window of Weissella tructae:
- a CDS encoding trans-sulfuration enzyme family protein, giving the protein MKFETNAIHAGIQTDGATGAVVPPIYQTSTYKQAELGGTPEYEYTRGENPTRFAVESVMAALEGGQYGFAFSSGMAAIHAVMSASLKQNDHLVIGNDVYGGTFRLVTRILTELGIAYTAVDTADTDAVLAALRPETKMVFLETPSNPLLHVTDIQAISSAVKAVNEEIVIAVDNTFASPYNQQPLALGADISVASGTKYLGGHSDVVSGFVVVKDSDLADGIKFIQMSVGAVLSPQESFLVQRSLKTLALRVERHNENAQVLAEFLNNHEKVAKVYYPGLPGTPDYEIARKQMSGFGGMISIELQEGLSTKSFVEGLEVFTLAESLGGVESLIEVPAVMTHASIPREIRLENGISDELVRISVGIEHIDDLQHDLAVALDNL; this is encoded by the coding sequence ATGAAATTTGAAACAAATGCGATTCATGCTGGAATCCAAACAGACGGGGCAACAGGAGCAGTTGTGCCACCAATTTATCAAACATCAACATACAAGCAAGCGGAACTGGGAGGTACACCAGAATACGAATACACTCGTGGTGAAAACCCAACGCGTTTTGCAGTTGAATCAGTGATGGCTGCTTTAGAAGGGGGCCAATATGGCTTTGCCTTTTCATCAGGAATGGCTGCCATTCATGCTGTTATGTCTGCGTCTTTGAAGCAAAATGATCACTTGGTAATCGGAAACGATGTTTACGGTGGAACTTTCCGTTTGGTGACTCGCATTCTAACAGAATTGGGTATTGCATACACTGCGGTCGATACAGCAGACACAGACGCCGTACTAGCTGCATTACGTCCAGAAACAAAGATGGTCTTCCTAGAAACACCATCAAACCCATTGCTACATGTAACGGACATTCAAGCAATTTCTTCAGCAGTGAAGGCTGTCAATGAAGAAATTGTAATTGCGGTTGATAACACGTTTGCATCACCTTACAACCAACAACCATTGGCACTTGGTGCTGATATCTCAGTTGCCTCAGGAACCAAGTATCTAGGTGGACATTCTGACGTCGTGTCTGGTTTTGTTGTTGTTAAGGACAGTGACTTAGCCGACGGTATTAAGTTCATTCAAATGTCTGTTGGTGCGGTTCTTTCACCACAAGAATCATTCTTAGTTCAACGTTCGCTAAAGACTTTGGCATTGCGTGTTGAACGTCATAATGAGAATGCACAAGTATTGGCTGAATTCTTGAATAACCATGAAAAGGTGGCCAAGGTATACTACCCAGGTCTTCCTGGTACGCCTGATTATGAAATTGCGCGTAAGCAAATGTCTGGGTTCGGTGGAATGATTTCAATTGAACTACAAGAAGGCCTATCAACGAAGTCATTTGTTGAAGGATTGGAAGTCTTCACGCTGGCTGAATCACTTGGTGGCGTAGAATCATTGATCGAAGTTCCTGCGGTTATGACACATGCTTCAATTCCACGTGAGATTCGTTTAGAAAACGGTATTTCAGATGAATTAGTGCGTATTTCTGTTGGTATTGAACACATTGATGACTTACAACATGATTTAGCGGTTGCATTGGACAATTTATAA
- a CDS encoding BdrQ-like protein, producing the protein MSFTDKLKNKFKATKKKGKELGHQIEDRFEDLEDRIEDRFDNLEDRIHDRKDNLEDRLHERKDKVEERFEDLDDRIDERKDNLEDRLHERKDKVEERFDNLDDRIDERKDNLEDRLHERKDKVEERFEDLDDRIDERKDNLEDRVEERVDTIKDNLK; encoded by the coding sequence ATGTCATTTACAGATAAGTTGAAGAACAAGTTCAAGGCTACCAAGAAAAAGGGTAAGGAATTGGGACATCAAATCGAAGACCGTTTCGAGGACCTAGAAGATCGCATTGAAGATCGCTTTGATAACTTGGAAGATCGTATCCACGATCGTAAGGATAACCTAGAAGATCGCCTACATGAACGCAAGGATAAGGTTGAAGAACGCTTTGAAGACCTAGACGACCGTATTGACGAACGTAAGGACAACTTGGAAGACCGTCTTCACGAACGCAAGGATAAGGTTGAAGAACGGTTTGACAATCTAGATGACCGTATTGATGAACGTAAGGACAACTTGGAAGACCGTCTTCACGAACGCAAGGATAAGGTTGAAGAACGGTTTGAAGATCTAGACGATCGTATTGATGAACGTAAAGACAACTTGGAAGACCGTGTTGAAGAACGTGTAGATACAATTAAGGATAACTTGAAGTAA
- a CDS encoding DMT family transporter codes for MFSFVLLAFISGLLLSNQSPINARLGRGLGSPFIAASFSFTIGTIFLGIVTFIQTNTLFPSIQFISQQPAWIWLGGLLGCIYLTSNILLFPRIGAVKTVVLPILGQIIMGIAIDTFGWFGATSSTFNVLQAVGVGIMFTGILLTVTVGNNGFQSQQTTNVTTILWMIWAVIIGMVSAMQQAINGHLGTLLHSSVQAAFMSFGIGMVLIVSVTLFLTRHNYPSKDMFLKVEPWAFTGGILGALFVLTTVISVPAIGTGLTIMMALIGQVVGSILVQQFGLWKSKQTSVQLKQILGILIMVVGIVLIKFL; via the coding sequence ATGTTTTCATTCGTCTTATTAGCATTTATTTCTGGGCTATTATTGTCTAATCAAAGCCCCATTAACGCGCGTTTAGGTAGAGGGTTAGGATCACCATTTATTGCGGCATCATTTTCGTTTACAATCGGGACTATTTTCTTAGGAATTGTCACGTTCATCCAAACGAATACTTTATTCCCGAGCATCCAATTCATTAGCCAACAACCTGCATGGATTTGGTTAGGGGGGCTATTAGGATGTATTTACCTGACATCTAACATTTTATTGTTCCCTCGAATTGGAGCCGTTAAAACGGTCGTCTTGCCTATTTTGGGACAGATCATTATGGGGATTGCTATAGATACCTTCGGGTGGTTTGGTGCCACAAGTTCAACCTTTAACGTGCTCCAGGCGGTAGGGGTAGGAATCATGTTTACAGGTATTTTATTAACCGTCACAGTTGGTAACAACGGATTTCAATCACAACAAACGACTAATGTCACCACTATTTTGTGGATGATTTGGGCCGTTATTATTGGGATGGTATCTGCCATGCAACAAGCTATCAATGGTCATCTTGGTACATTATTACACTCATCTGTTCAAGCTGCCTTCATGTCATTTGGTATCGGGATGGTACTGATTGTGTCGGTGACACTATTCTTAACCCGACATAACTATCCCTCAAAAGACATGTTCCTTAAGGTTGAACCTTGGGCTTTCACTGGTGGAATTTTAGGGGCGTTGTTTGTCCTAACAACCGTTATCAGTGTCCCGGCGATTGGGACTGGATTAACGATTATGATGGCGTTAATTGGACAGGTTGTTGGTTCAATATTGGTTCAACAATTCGGGCTTTGGAAATCAAAACAAACAAGTGTCCAACTCAAACAAATTCTGGGTATTTTAATTATGGTCGTAGGTATCGTATTAATTAAGTTCCTATAA
- a CDS encoding threonine/serine exporter family protein: MNTTLALNASETTKILNFCSDVGLLLLESGAETFRVEETVERIGTAANLPISCYSTMTSIFISVQHTSQTLLVKTTFGSYDLQKVDQINQLSRDFEAGNISFETFAQAVHDLHQTSEPFPLYLQMLGAGLVAIAPMFVFKAAWTDLALSFFIGISGFLGSKYITKLGSVPYLSEIFGGFVVGILGLLAVKYGVGINSYTIIVSAIMPLVPGVAITNAIREIIANEIVSGIVRLTNAILVAGAISFGILLAVELI; the protein is encoded by the coding sequence GTGAACACAACACTAGCATTAAACGCTTCAGAAACGACCAAAATTTTGAATTTTTGTAGTGATGTTGGTTTGCTATTACTTGAAAGTGGGGCAGAAACATTTCGAGTCGAAGAAACAGTTGAACGTATTGGTACTGCAGCAAATTTGCCCATATCTTGCTATTCAACCATGACCTCTATTTTTATTTCTGTCCAACATACAAGCCAAACATTATTAGTGAAAACAACATTTGGAAGTTATGATTTGCAGAAAGTTGATCAGATTAATCAGTTATCACGGGATTTCGAAGCTGGGAATATTTCTTTTGAAACCTTTGCTCAGGCTGTCCATGATTTACATCAAACGTCAGAACCATTTCCTTTGTATCTACAAATGTTAGGGGCTGGGTTAGTCGCAATCGCACCAATGTTTGTGTTTAAAGCCGCCTGGACGGATTTAGCCTTAAGTTTCTTTATTGGGATTTCCGGATTCTTAGGTAGTAAATACATTACAAAATTAGGCTCTGTGCCATACTTGAGTGAAATATTTGGTGGTTTTGTAGTGGGGATATTAGGATTATTAGCGGTTAAATATGGCGTTGGAATCAATTCATACACCATTATTGTAAGTGCAATTATGCCGTTAGTACCTGGAGTCGCTATTACAAACGCGATTCGAGAGATTATTGCGAATGAGATTGTTTCCGGTATCGTCCGGCTAACGAATGCCATTCTTGTTGCGGGGGCCATTAGTTTTGGGATACTTTTGGCTGTTGAATTAATCTAA
- a CDS encoding threonine/serine exporter family protein, which translates to MSINVFIIELLFGFLSSLGFGLITNIPRRILLAAGFTGAMSWGAYYIFSLFTAYQVVWPNLLATTIIGFLGNYFAHRLKTPATMIYIPSLVSLVPGGLAAVGLQNFTTGHSAQASEQLLVVLLTAVALAAGFIVGETLFKMALSVVHKLPYNFHHK; encoded by the coding sequence ATGTCAATTAACGTGTTTATCATTGAATTATTGTTTGGATTTCTATCATCCTTAGGATTTGGACTCATCACTAATATTCCACGACGTATTTTACTTGCTGCGGGATTTACCGGTGCGATGTCGTGGGGTGCGTACTATATATTTAGCTTATTTACCGCATACCAAGTGGTGTGGCCGAATTTATTAGCAACAACGATTATCGGATTCTTAGGTAATTATTTCGCCCATCGCCTAAAAACACCGGCGACGATGATTTATATTCCTAGTTTAGTTTCACTAGTTCCTGGTGGTTTAGCAGCCGTCGGACTCCAAAACTTTACAACTGGTCATAGTGCACAAGCAAGTGAGCAATTACTAGTTGTACTATTAACAGCCGTCGCCTTAGCTGCTGGTTTCATCGTGGGGGAAACTTTGTTTAAGATGGCGTTGTCCGTTGTGCATAAATTACCTTATAACTTCCATCATAAGTAA